A stretch of Ipomoea triloba cultivar NCNSP0323 chromosome 11, ASM357664v1 DNA encodes these proteins:
- the LOC115996014 gene encoding probable protein phosphatase 2C 58, which yields MEEDTDFVRFKRGKLRQPNIIKIKRTSTPDDVAAVLAKERNRDNKHTEGDEGDDDPRVCDEDVEEEVKEYGDARDVLDFGAEVTAKNRHITHGFHLVEGKMKHGMEDFLVAENRKMKGYDLGLYAIFDGHSGRKVAKYLRTHLFDNILKEPDFWENPESALKRAYKKTDNEILKNVVGARGGSTAVTAILINQKQLVVANVGDSRAVLCRNGEVKQITVDHDPLKRKEKKMVEGKGGFVSKKPGNVPRVDGQLAMTRAFGDAKLKEHITVEPDVTIEKIDEETEFIVLASDGLWKVTSNEEVADCIRGLKSGQEAAEELIEKALLRGSKDDISCVVVKLG from the exons ATGGAAGAAGACACAGATTTCGTGCGATTTAAG AGAGGCAAATTGCGTCAACCAAACATAATCAAGATTAAG AGAACATCTACTCCTGATGACGTGGCTGCTGTTCTTGCAAAG GAGAGAAATAGAGACAATAAGCATACAGAAGGTGATGAGGGAGATGATGACCCTAGAGTCTGTGATGAGGATGTTGAGGAAGAAGTCAAAGAATATGGAGATGCAAGAGATGTTTTAGATTTTGGTGCTGAGGTGACTGCGAAGAATCGCCACATCACCCATGGTTTCCATCTGGTAGAAGGGAAGATGAAACATGGCATGGAAGATTTCCTAGTtgcagaaaatagaaaaatgaagGGCTATGATCTCGGTTTATATGCAATTTTCGACGGCCATTCGGGGCGTAAGGTTGCAAAATACTTGCGCACTCATCTCTTTGATAACATATTGAAAGAG CCTGATTTCTGGGAAAATCCTGAATCCGCCCTTAAGCGAGCATACAAAAAGACAGATAATGAGATCTTAAAGAATGTGGTTGGTGCTCGGGGTGGCTCCACAGCAGTGACTGCAATATTAATCAATCAGAAGCAGCTCGTTGTAGCCAATGTCGGGGATTCGCGTGCAGTTCTTTGTCGGAATGGGGAGGTAAAACAAATTACAGTTGATCATGATCCACTCAAAAGAAAGGAGAAAAAGATGGTTGAGGGCAAAGGAGGATTTGTTTCTAAAAAGCCAG GAAATGTTCCTCGTGTGGACGGGCAGTTAGCGATGACGAGGGCGTTTGGAGATGCAAAACTCAAAGAGCACATCACTGTGGAACCTGATGTAACAATTGAGAAGATAGACGAAGAAACAGAGTTCATAGTTCTAGCAAGTGATGGCTTATGGAAG GTTACCTCAAACGAAGAGGTAGCAGATTGCATCAGAGGGTTGAAGAGTGGTCAAGAGGCAGCTGAGGAGCTGATTGAGAAGGCGCTTTTACGTGGTAGCAAAGACGACATTTCTTGTGTTGTGGTAAAGCTTGGCTGA